In the genome of Chryseobacterium oryzae, one region contains:
- a CDS encoding Eco57I restriction-modification methylase domain-containing protein: MEGVNSLKVADGISIVNGTKNEVVVFGKQTDMLSFLELLKLNNQVNNRSLVTLNSASNTTEFLNQYQNFDGKIFLCLEGDRIGDAATLKIQMAYKEKNIKDIRKMYEISDEGNIDLTEYLKNKINHQNKNSTLVESKNSDNANLNVRSERISNTHYLGSEISGRDSGRTLQNSQSKQNRDYTGGKTVGSANAGNGFTGSEWSDSGNGTGRSIDGTQPQNVEKNEDKQKRLGRIISGRTISLGDEGELDNSKYNEELEFLISRYKGQKLTNDQVEEVVSAACFVSKDNKVIIHPAVDVTDELKNICNQYKSGGTAKEGRGILDEYYTDSKIVDTIRSLIKDHFKNQKEISVLEPSIGTGNFLYAVKDLGLKINISAFEINESTAKISKILHPEADVNLRSFETEFIDEKGFKRESKEFAEKYDLVIGNPPYGEHRGLYKGLGEEPKISKYEDYFVKRSLDSLKPNGVLAMVLPSGWLNRQKKLENAEFSSAYRLPTGAFAGTQIGTDIVILKKSSQKITQDVSDYFENNPENILGEIREKSNRFGRMENYVHGTLDEALARIEQLRTKKQNERIGNLFEDLFFDNTETEVKEEIAIKKEVSVQTPAEKYLFEAKEKIDEVLSTFQEIKFKSPAIVKEIEKYFELKEQIDKDIKSFSAEMLKEICDKSEKLIQSQKKLESEYRIQTKPEIKKGVLKYLFSKSDEIVNTSLQNSSDISAEQIAAFRDTDYDGTLNNRGEHYQFANFIDGKWVHDFYYAEGNIYSKLEHLEKDFADKYAIGGTENQYEKQKELLLSVLPTPKSLDDISISPNHEFVHQFALGQVEKEKYNHSTKQVETVVFDYNLAEKFKDFVGNLSSEAFAGSSAWEVRSYVDNETVTGSDKERNALVRERRKAAANDLFEKFIREELSDELRERFIKEFNRNYNNIYVPDYSRFPLFSKIHLNFKGRELSLTEVQKAGIGRLTTKGVGLLAHEVGFGKTLSGIFSMHEAMERGNSKRPLIVVPNDSILKQWVETIFETIPNAKVNVLGNLGKDYDLSRFVNRDGEITIVTYEGFNNIGFSENITQDLASKFSYISESELRSVNSISERDFQKELEKEKELQGKMKRGKIYDWEDFGFDHFTFDEVHNANHIVGKVRIEDRRFASDFRSQNQQTSRLGINTWMASQYIQDKYDGRNVTLLSATPFTNKPLEYYSILSLIANKRLEESGYFNVNTFFETFMEADNDMEIDAKGDVKFKANVRRFKNNSLFQQLLSEFIDIKGEEDNPELIRPTKINKEYKIEQNDLTKEQYDLLTENFDDSQKGAILTHILNARLIAISPYLSPYYDGEFPSVKEFIENSPKLIETMKLIQQNKKDMPDFGQIIYSELAVSEFPKIKDYLITEVGYKPEEIGVITGATSKPNRLKIQDDFNSGKVKIILGSEGIQEGMNLQQNTTDLYMLSLPYNFTTLRQVEGRAWRQGNRHENVRVNFMLTNDSIDVFMLQKLQSKQARYLEAMKKGANVLDISDISTQELKTSIITNPETRANIEIELLKRKIESEKNKHLADSAFVLRKYENFLKVQEMVTKAQHSYNRILGYSNDEGENSGYWKNQLFSYQKTIDLAKAEVQKTIEYLAEKGVNVSEIEFQTMTTNDRIDELDKKLEELPAIKTQLITKYKIEKEKRQELSQNRDNVKERMDENFKLFAHKNRKLNNDASIDIKVVARQTADSEIGDQPINVLRKR; encoded by the coding sequence ATGGAAGGAGTAAATTCTTTAAAAGTTGCAGATGGGATTTCTATTGTCAATGGAACTAAGAATGAGGTAGTTGTTTTTGGAAAACAAACCGATATGCTTTCATTTCTGGAACTCTTAAAATTAAATAATCAAGTCAACAACAGAAGTCTTGTTACACTTAATTCTGCAAGTAATACAACAGAATTTCTAAATCAATACCAAAATTTTGACGGGAAAATATTTCTGTGTTTGGAAGGAGATAGGATAGGAGATGCCGCAACACTTAAAATCCAGATGGCATATAAAGAGAAGAATATTAAGGATATCCGTAAGATGTATGAGATTTCAGATGAAGGAAATATAGACTTGACTGAATATCTTAAAAACAAAATAAATCATCAGAATAAAAATAGTACTTTAGTTGAATCCAAAAATTCAGACAATGCAAACCTTAATGTTAGATCAGAAAGAATATCCAACACTCATTACCTGGGATCCGAAATTTCTGGACGAGATTCTGGTAGAACTTTGCAAAACAGCCAATCCAAGCAAAACAGAGATTACACTGGAGGAAAAACTGTCGGCAGCGCAAATGCTGGAAATGGATTTACAGGCTCAGAGTGGAGCGATTCAGGAAACGGAACAGGAAGATCTATTGACGGAACACAACCGCAAAATGTTGAAAAAAATGAAGACAAGCAAAAACGTTTGGGCAGAATCATATCCGGGAGAACTATATCCCTCGGAGACGAAGGAGAATTAGACAATTCTAAATATAATGAGGAATTAGAATTTCTCATTTCAAGATACAAAGGTCAAAAACTGACCAATGACCAAGTTGAAGAAGTGGTTTCTGCAGCTTGTTTTGTTTCTAAAGATAATAAAGTTATTATTCATCCGGCTGTGGACGTCACTGATGAATTAAAAAACATCTGTAATCAATATAAAAGCGGTGGTACTGCAAAAGAAGGTCGAGGAATTTTAGATGAGTACTACACGGATTCTAAGATTGTTGATACTATTCGCAGCCTAATCAAAGACCATTTCAAAAATCAAAAAGAAATTTCAGTTTTAGAACCTAGTATTGGAACTGGAAATTTTCTGTATGCTGTAAAAGACCTGGGCTTAAAAATCAATATTTCTGCTTTTGAGATTAATGAATCAACCGCTAAAATTTCTAAGATCCTTCATCCGGAAGCTGATGTAAACCTACGTTCATTTGAAACTGAATTTATTGACGAAAAAGGTTTTAAGCGAGAATCGAAAGAATTCGCTGAAAAGTATGATTTGGTAATTGGGAATCCTCCGTACGGAGAACACCGAGGTTTATACAAAGGGCTGGGAGAAGAACCCAAAATAAGCAAATACGAAGATTATTTTGTAAAGCGTTCTTTAGACTCATTAAAACCGAATGGAGTTTTGGCAATGGTGCTTCCTTCTGGTTGGCTCAATCGACAAAAGAAATTAGAGAATGCAGAATTTTCCAGTGCTTATCGTTTACCAACAGGTGCTTTCGCAGGAACGCAGATTGGAACCGATATCGTCATTCTGAAAAAAAGTTCACAAAAAATCACACAAGATGTTTCTGATTATTTCGAGAATAACCCTGAAAATATTCTGGGGGAAATTCGAGAGAAAAGTAATCGTTTTGGACGAATGGAAAATTATGTCCACGGTACTTTGGATGAAGCATTAGCCAGAATAGAACAACTCAGAACTAAAAAGCAAAACGAGCGCATTGGTAATTTGTTCGAAGATTTATTTTTCGATAATACGGAAACAGAAGTAAAAGAGGAAATTGCGATTAAAAAAGAGGTTTCAGTTCAAACTCCAGCTGAAAAGTATCTTTTCGAAGCTAAAGAAAAAATAGATGAAGTTCTTTCAACCTTTCAAGAAATTAAATTTAAATCCCCTGCTATTGTAAAAGAAATTGAGAAATATTTCGAGTTAAAAGAGCAAATCGATAAAGATATAAAATCATTTTCTGCAGAAATGCTAAAGGAGATTTGTGATAAATCTGAAAAGCTTATCCAATCCCAGAAGAAACTTGAATCCGAGTACAGAATTCAGACAAAACCTGAGATAAAAAAAGGTGTTTTAAAATATCTTTTTTCAAAGTCAGACGAAATTGTCAACACTTCATTACAAAACAGCTCAGATATTTCAGCAGAGCAAATCGCTGCTTTTCGTGATACAGATTATGATGGGACGTTGAATAATAGAGGTGAACACTATCAATTTGCCAATTTTATTGATGGGAAATGGGTGCACGATTTTTATTATGCTGAAGGAAATATCTATTCCAAGCTTGAACATTTGGAAAAAGACTTTGCAGATAAATATGCCATCGGTGGAACTGAAAACCAATATGAGAAGCAAAAGGAATTGCTCTTGAGTGTTCTTCCGACTCCCAAGTCTTTGGATGATATTTCTATCAGCCCTAATCACGAATTTGTACACCAATTTGCATTGGGACAAGTAGAGAAAGAAAAATATAATCATTCTACAAAGCAGGTTGAAACAGTTGTTTTTGATTATAATCTTGCAGAGAAGTTCAAAGATTTTGTTGGTAATTTATCCAGCGAAGCTTTTGCAGGTTCTTCAGCCTGGGAAGTTCGAAGTTACGTAGATAACGAAACGGTTACAGGGAGTGATAAAGAAAGGAATGCATTAGTCCGTGAAAGAAGGAAGGCTGCTGCCAATGACCTTTTTGAAAAGTTCATTCGTGAAGAACTATCAGACGAATTAAGAGAGCGTTTTATAAAAGAATTCAACAGAAATTATAATAATATCTACGTTCCGGACTATTCCAGATTTCCTCTATTTTCAAAAATTCATCTCAATTTTAAAGGGAGAGAACTTAGCCTTACCGAAGTACAAAAAGCAGGAATCGGAAGGCTGACGACAAAAGGAGTTGGCTTATTGGCACACGAAGTGGGTTTCGGAAAAACACTTTCCGGAATATTTTCTATGCACGAAGCGATGGAGCGTGGAAATTCTAAAAGGCCATTGATTGTAGTACCCAATGACAGTATTTTAAAACAATGGGTCGAAACAATATTTGAAACAATTCCGAACGCAAAAGTAAATGTCTTGGGAAATCTAGGAAAGGATTATGACCTTTCCCGATTTGTAAACAGAGATGGTGAAATCACAATTGTTACTTATGAGGGTTTTAATAATATCGGTTTCTCCGAAAATATTACCCAAGATTTGGCTTCAAAGTTTTCTTACATTTCAGAGAGTGAATTGCGTAGTGTTAATTCCATCAGCGAAAGAGATTTTCAAAAAGAATTAGAAAAAGAAAAAGAGCTGCAGGGAAAAATGAAGCGTGGCAAAATCTATGACTGGGAGGATTTTGGTTTTGATCATTTTACTTTTGATGAAGTTCATAATGCAAATCACATTGTTGGAAAGGTAAGAATTGAGGATCGAAGATTTGCTTCTGATTTTAGAAGTCAAAATCAACAGACTTCCAGATTAGGAATTAATACCTGGATGGCATCTCAATATATTCAGGATAAATATGATGGTAGAAATGTTACGCTTCTTTCAGCAACACCTTTTACCAATAAACCTCTGGAGTATTATTCGATATTATCCTTAATTGCGAATAAGCGTCTTGAAGAATCAGGGTACTTCAATGTCAATACCTTTTTTGAAACCTTTATGGAGGCAGATAATGATATGGAAATTGATGCGAAAGGAGATGTAAAGTTCAAGGCTAATGTTCGGAGGTTTAAAAATAATTCTTTGTTTCAACAGCTCCTATCTGAGTTTATTGATATTAAAGGAGAAGAAGATAATCCTGAATTAATCCGTCCAACCAAGATTAATAAAGAATATAAAATTGAGCAGAATGACTTAACTAAGGAACAATATGATTTACTCACAGAGAATTTCGACGATTCTCAAAAGGGAGCAATTCTTACTCATATTCTCAATGCTCGACTTATCGCTATTTCTCCTTATCTGTCTCCTTATTATGACGGAGAATTCCCTTCAGTAAAAGAATTTATTGAGAATTCCCCTAAGCTGATAGAGACGATGAAACTGATACAACAAAATAAGAAAGATATGCCTGATTTTGGTCAAATCATATATTCAGAATTAGCAGTTTCAGAATTTCCGAAAATAAAAGATTATCTCATTACGGAAGTTGGTTATAAACCTGAAGAAATTGGCGTCATTACAGGGGCAACAAGCAAACCGAACAGACTGAAAATTCAGGATGATTTTAATTCCGGGAAAGTCAAAATTATTCTCGGCAGCGAAGGTATTCAGGAGGGGATGAATCTTCAGCAAAATACCACGGATTTATATATGCTTTCCCTTCCTTATAATTTTACCACTCTACGACAGGTCGAAGGCCGTGCCTGGAGACAGGGAAACAGGCACGAAAATGTGAGGGTCAATTTTATGCTTACCAATGATAGCATCGATGTGTTTATGCTTCAGAAGCTTCAATCAAAACAAGCAAGATATTTGGAAGCAATGAAAAAAGGAGCCAATGTTTTGGATATTTCTGATATCAGTACACAGGAACTTAAAACATCCATCATAACCAATCCTGAAACAAGAGCAAATATTGAAATTGAACTGCTAAAAAGAAAGATTGAAAGTGAGAAAAATAAGCACCTGGCTGATAGTGCATTTGTTCTGCGGAAATATGAGAATTTTTTAAAAGTACAGGAGATGGTTACTAAAGCTCAACATTCTTATAACAGGATTTTGGGATATTCAAATGATGAAGGTGAAAATTCGGGATATTGGAAAAACCAACTTTTTTCTTACCAGAAAACTATTGACTTGGCTAAAGCTGAAGTTCAGAAAACTATCGAATACTTAGCTGAAAAAGGTGTGAATGTTTCAGAAATAGAATTTCAAACTATGACCACCAATGACAGGATTGATGAACTAGACAAAAAGTTGGAAGAGCTCCCAGCTATTAAGACACAGCTGATTACTAAGTACAAAATTGAAAAGGAGAAAAGACAAGAACTGAGTCAAAATAGAGATAATGTAAAGGAGAGGATGGATGAAAATTTTAAGCTCTTTGCACATAAAAATAGAAAACTTAATAATGATGCTTCAATCGACATCAAAGTTGTTGCTAGGCAAACAGCAGATAGTGAAATAGGAGATCAACCTATAAATGTTTTACGAAAGAGATAG